A region from the Branchiostoma floridae strain S238N-H82 chromosome 9, Bfl_VNyyK, whole genome shotgun sequence genome encodes:
- the LOC118422333 gene encoding transcription initiation factor TFIID subunit 2-like → MTKTNSKKDKDKGQDPLLARPYKVSHQTLCITGVNFKHRAIIGYVELTIIPQKSTLSRVKLNSKQCRIYRVTVNGAEAAFDYSDPTLEVCQGDTRQRNLDYFSTCHVSAVGSVDSDMGNGELNIHVPHEVYTNVSDGRPLQVSIEFSLEKPKGGLQFVVPDMEGTMAERGAHVFSYGLENSSRLWFPCVDSYSELCTWKLEFTVDAAMTAVSCGDLVDTVFTADSKKKTFHYVLSIPTSAPNIAVAIGPFEILVDPHMHEVTYFCLPHLMPLLKHTADSIHRILEFYEELLSWRYPYTCYKAVFVDQSYENSGSFASLTIFNTNLLHTPRIIDQTPYTRRVIAYAVAQQFFGCYVCMHSWSDVWVGKGIAGYLLGQYIKKFFGKNEYRYWIHSEQQKLVHYETEKELVVLHSKDTSARGRYFHTRHPHTTSWIHSKMAAKKSHLITRLVEQKIGFESLLQVFNKLLSLATSAASQKYSPTNWSNMLLSSASFVKLISTVSGKDIHLLLDQWVYQGGVVQFSGSFVFNRKRNLVELELNQKVGEHGIQKYVGPLTVTIQELDGSFNHSVQIEDNTTRHELVCHSKSRRNKKKKIPLVNGEEVDMDLSAMDADSPVLWIRVDPQLTLVRKVEWQQPDFMWQYQLRYERDIIAQHDSIMALEQFPTPASRLALTDILENESCFYRVRMEAAFCLSKVANAMVSSWMGPPAMMSMFKRMFCTQMYTNLIKCNNFSNLQGYFLQKTMPVAMGAVRDAHGRCPKDVLQFILQLIKYNDNGKNKFSDNYYRASLIDALAATVTPSVTMLDTSTDSRTEQALLPETKAVLEDVVRLLNLEKLLPCYQFTITVSCLKAIRTLQKNGHLPSNAALFKSYADPGQYVDVRLVAMEILTDFVHVDQDEEVLGWLLDYVEIDPIPYVRHKLLQLLLKNPPFTPKEDSKLNKESLVERLWTTLNTGLSYDARLRCDLVDLYYTMFGRSRPSCLPPPEFGLLVNLKEKKAAAVLQEDDKTSSGTGETHGVKRKAEADPVPPTTPLLTPSDPTLEVQPQEGSNKMRIKIKLGGGGGKPPEEQAAASPEVQKQQQEQPTTPQVGLPPEIAANKDVSASASKPKWDHKKSSNQPSPHPHQSSSKHHHEQSSSHRQKKKKKHKHKHKHKSKHGSHDDRGHSKPVKSPRP, encoded by the exons ATGACCAAGACCAACTCCAAGAAGGACAAAGACAAGGGCCAGGACCCTCTGCTGGCTCGGCCGTACAAAGTCAGTCACCAGACGCTGTGTATCACCGGGGTGAACTTCAAGCACAGGGCCATCATCGGATATGTGGAGCTCACTATCATTCCTCAG AAATCGACTCTGTCGCGGGTAAAGCTGAACAGTAAGCAGTGCAGGATCTACCGAGTTACTGTGAACGGGGCTGAGGCAGCCTTTGACTATAGTGACCCAACTCTTGAG GTGTGCCAGGGAGACACACGGCAGCGGAATCTGGACTACTTCTCGACGTGTCACGTCTCGGCGGTGGGTTCTGTGGACTCGGACATGGGGAATGGTGAACTCAACATTCATGTTCCACATGAGGTGTACACCAACGTGTCTGATGGTCGTCCTctccag GTGAGTATTGAGTTCAGCCTGGAGAAGCCAAAGGGCGGCCTGCAGTTCGTTGTCCCCGACATGGAAGGAACAATGGCGGAGCGCGGCGCTCACGTCTTCAGCTACGGCCTGGAGAACTCGTCGCGTCTCTGGTTCCCGTGTGTCGACTCCTACTCCGAACTCTGCAC CTGGAAGCTGGAGTTCACCGTCGACGCTGCCATGACAGCCGTGTCGTGCGGTGACCTTGTGGACACAGTTTTCACCGCCGACTCGAAGAAGAAGACTTTCCACTATGTGCTGAGTATCCCGACGTCCGCGCCGAACATCGCCGTGGCGATCGGCCCGTTTGAGATCCTGGTGGATCCCCACATGCATGAG GTGACGTATTTCTGCCTGCCACACCTCATGCCTCTCCTGAAGCACACAGCAGACAGCATCCACCGCATCCTGGAGTTCTACGAGGAGCTGCTGAGCTGGAG GTATCCTTACACTTGCTACAAAGCCGTCTTCGTCGACCAGAGCTACGAAAACTCTGGCTCCTTCGCCTCCCTCACTATCTTCAACACCAACCTTCTGCACACCCCACGGATCATCGACCAGACTCCGTACACTCGGCGAGTGATCGCATACGCTGTGGCTCAGCAGTTCTTTGGCTGTTATGTTTGTATGCACTCCTGGTCGGATGTTTGGGTGGGGAAGGGCATCGCTGGTTACCTGCTCGGACAGTACATCAAGAAGTTCTTTGGGAAGAACGAGTACAG GTACTGGATACACAGCGAGCAGCAGAAACTGGTTCACTACGAGACAGAGAAGGAGCTGGTAGTACTGCACAGTAAGGACACGAGCGCTAGAGGGCGCTATTTCCACACACGCCATCCCCACACCACGTCCTGGATCCACAGCAAGATGGCCGCCAAGAAGTCTCACCTGATCACCCGACTGGTGGAACAGAAGATCGGCTTTGAGTCGTTGTTACAG GTCTTCAACAAGCTATTGTCCCTCGCTACATCAGCAGCCAGTCAGAAGTACAGCCCAACCAACTGGTCCAATATGCTATTGTCATCTGCCAGCTTCGTCAAACTCATATCCACTGTCTCAG GTAAGGACATCCACCTCCTGTTAGACCAGTGGGTATATCAGGGGGGAGTGGTGCAATTCAGCGGCAGCTTCGTGTTTAACAGGAAACGGAACCTAGTGGAGCTGGAGCTGAACCAGAAAGTGGGAGAACACGGGATCCAGAAATATGTG ggTCCGCTGACCGTCACCATCCAAGAGCTGGACGGGTCCTTCAACCACTCTGTCCAGATCGAGGACAACACCACTAGGCATGAGCTGGTCTGTCATTCCAAGAGTCGCAG gaacaagaagaagaagatcccCCTTGTGAACGGGGAGGAGGTAGACATGGACCTGAGCGCCATGGATGCAGACTCGCCCGTCCTCTGGATACGCGTCGACCCTCAGCTGACCCTTGTCAGAAAG gtTGAGTGGCAGCAGCCAGACTTCATGTGGCAGTACCAGCTGCGTTACGAGCGTGACATCATCGCGCAGCACGACTCGATCATGGCGCTTGAGCAGTTTCCCACGCCGGCGTCTCGCCTGGCGCTCACCGACATCCTGGAGAACGAGAGCTGCTTCTACCGCGTACGGATGGAGGCCGCGTTCTGTCTCAGCAag GTTGCCAATGCCATGGTGAGTTCGTGGATGGGTCCCCCTGCCATGATGTCCATGTTCAAGCGCATGTTCTGTACCCAGATGTACACCAACCTCATCAAGTGCAACAACTTCTCCAACCTACAG GGTTATTTCCTGCAGAAGACCATGCCTGTTGCCATGGGAGCGGTGCGTGACGCCCACGGTCGCTGCCCGAAGGACGTCCTCCAGTTCATCCTGCAGCTGATCAAGTACAACGACAACGGGAAGAACAAGTTCTCCGACAACTACTACCGCGCCTCGCTGATCGACGCTCTGGCTGCCACGGTGACACCGTCGGTAACCATGCTGGACACGTCCACGGACTCCAGGACAGAACAGGCTCTGTTACCGGAGACAAAG GCTGTGTTAGAAGACGTTGTGCGACTCCTGAACCTGGAGAAGTTGTTGCCATGTTACCAGTTCACCATCACCGTCAGCTGCCTGAAGGCCATCCGAACCCTACAAAagaacggccacctgcccagcAACGCCGCTCTGTTCAAGAGCTATGCCGACCCTGGACAGTATGTCGACGTCCGTCTGGTCGCCATGGAGATCTTGACGGATTTTGTGCATGTGGACCAGGACGAGGAAGTGCTGGGCTGGCTGCTGGACTATGTGGAAATTGACCCCATCCCGTATGTTAGACACAAG CTCCTTCAGCTTCTCCTGAAGAATCCTCCCTTCACCCCCAAGGAAGACTCAAAACTTAACAAGGAGTCGTTGGTGGAGCGTCTGTGGACAACACTGAACACGG GTCTGTCGTACGACGCGAGGCTGCGATGTGACTTGGTGGACCTGTACTACACCATGTTTGGTCGGTCGCGCCCGTCGTGTCTCCCCCCGCCAGAGTTCGGGCTACTCGTAAACCTGAAGGAGAAGAAGGCAGCGGCTGTTCTACAAGAGGATGACAAAACCAGCAGCGGCACAGGGGAAACACATGGGGTGAAGAGAAAA GCAGAGGCGGATCCCGTTCCCCCAACAACGCCCCTCTTGACCCCATCTGACCCCACCCTGGAGGTCCAGCCTCAGGAGGGCAGCAACAAGATGAGGATCAAGATCAAG cttggaggaggaggagggaaGCCACCAGAAGAGCAGGCAGCAGCCAGTCCTGAGGTGCAGAAACAGCAACAAGAGCAGCCAACGACACCCCAGGTCGGGCTGCCTCCAGAGATAGCTGCCAACAAAG ATGTGTCAGCGTCCGCATCCAAACCTAAGTGGGACCATAAGAAGTCATCTAACCAACCATCCCCCCACCCGCACCAGTCCAGCTCCAAGCACCACCACGAACAGTCGTC CTCACacagacagaagaagaagaagaaacacaagcacaaacacaagcacaaaTCCAAACATGGTTCCCATGACGACAGGGGTCATAGTAAACCCGTCAAGTCCCCCAGGCCGTGA